GACGTCGTCGTAGTAGGCGAACATCTCGTCGACGAACTCGTGACCACGGTGATAGAAGTAGTGGTAGAAGGCCCAGATTCCGGTCGCGTCGGTCTGGCTGGTCACCTCGATCTCCGGCATCCCGCACATCCAGTACGCGACCTGCTGGCCGGCGTGATGGGAATCGATGAGAAAGCGCAGCAGCTTCTCGCGGTCATCGAAGACGTACTCGCCGTCCGAATAGGAGGTGGACACGTCTTCCGTCAGCGTCTCCTCGAGCAGGTCGTAGTCGCCCAGCGTCATGGCCCGGAAGTAGCGGTGCTTCAGCGCCTTGATCTCTTCGAGGGCTTCGAGCCGAGCCAGCCGATCGGTGAGGTTCGCATCGGTCATCGCGGTTGCTCCTGGTGGTTCGTGTGCGATCGAGAACGGCGGCCTCGATGTTCGAGCGCGAAGGGTCGGCGGCCCAGGCCCAGGAGGGCAACCCGGGAACCGATGGTCGTTTGACAAGAGATATACAATGTATATATTTAGATCGCGAAACAGAGGCTATTCGATCTCTGATCCTTATTTAGTCTCGTTTGAGATATACAGCGAATATCTTTGAGAGGGAGGAGCGGTCATGGCAGAGCGCAGCGCAGAGGCACCCGTGACCGGGCGCCGACGGTTGTCCCGCCAGCGGGTGCTCGAGACGGCCCTCGACGTCGTGCGCCAGGAAGGCGCCGACCGCCTTTCCCTTCGCGCGGTCAGCCAACGCCTGGGCGTCACTCCGATGGCGCTCTACAACCACTTCGAGAACAAGAACGACCTCCTTGCCGGCGTCCTCGACCTGCTGGTGCGCGAGGCCGCGGCCTTCGACCACGACGTCCCGCGCGACGACTGGCGTGCCTGGACGAAGGAGTCGTTCCTCGGGATGTACGCCTCCCTGCGCGACCATCCCGGTCTCGTCGCACTCACCGTCGGGCTCGACGAGCTGACGCCGGCAACGCGGGAGGCGAGCGGTCTCGCGCTCACGGTTCTCCGCGACGCCGGGTTCTCGGCGGAGGACGCGGTGCGACTGTTCGCCACGCTGAGCCGATTCGTTCTGGGGTCCGTGATGCTGCCGATGCTCCGGGTATCGCCTCCCGAAGTCGTTCCGCAATCCCCTGATGACAGCGTTCGCGCAGGAATCGAAACCATCATCGATGGATTCGCGTTCTCGTCGCTCGTCGAAGCCAGGCTGGGTCGTTCGACGCAGCCTTCCCTCGACTCACCTCGCGTGTAGGAGAAGTCCCAACATGGTCCGATTCAATCGATGGCAACTCGTGCAGGCAGCGACCCTCGTCGCGCTGGCGACCGCCTTTGCGGGTAGCGGGTCAGCCCAGTCGCCGTCCGCCTCGGTCGAC
This region of Myxococcota bacterium genomic DNA includes:
- a CDS encoding nuclear transport factor 2 family protein; its protein translation is MTDANLTDRLARLEALEEIKALKHRYFRAMTLGDYDLLEETLTEDVSTSYSDGEYVFDDREKLLRFLIDSHHAGQQVAYWMCGMPEIEVTSQTDATGIWAFYHYFYHRGHEFVDEMFAYYDDVYRYEDGAWRIAKTGYKRVLNQELYRKDLPYKVKVPAGPVPQSE
- a CDS encoding TetR family transcriptional regulator, with amino-acid sequence MAERSAEAPVTGRRRLSRQRVLETALDVVRQEGADRLSLRAVSQRLGVTPMALYNHFENKNDLLAGVLDLLVREAAAFDHDVPRDDWRAWTKESFLGMYASLRDHPGLVALTVGLDELTPATREASGLALTVLRDAGFSAEDAVRLFATLSRFVLGSVMLPMLRVSPPEVVPQSPDDSVRAGIETIIDGFAFSSLVEARLGRSTQPSLDSPRV